The Novibacillus thermophilus genome segment AACACACGCCTTGCGTGATGCGGATGACACATACAACTACAGCGCTCTCGACTTGGAACAGGTACCGGTGGAATCATTGGTGCAGGAGGCGGAGACGTTGCCGTTTATCGGAGAGAAGCGCCTCGTCGTCGGCCGTAACGCCTGGTTTCTCACAGGTTCGACAGGGAGGGCTGAAGTGAAGCACGATGTGGACGCCCTTCTGGCATACGCCCAATCCCCCCTCGACAGTTCGATCGTCGTCCTTACGGTTCCGCACGCTAAGCTGGACGAACGAAAAAAAGTGGTAAAGCAGCTAAAAAAATGGGCGACTGTCGTCCGATTCACCCCGCTGGAGAGGGGGGAGCTAAGGGCGTGGATCAAACGCAAAGTGTCGCAGTTTGGGGCCCGTATTGAAGCAGATGCGGTAGAAAGGCTGATTCAACTCGTTGGAACTGAATTGCGGCTCATCTATCAGGAATGCATCAAGCTGGCGACATATGTGGGCGAAGGAGGGGTGGTGACTTCACGGCACATAGACGACATCGTGCCGCGTTCACTGGAAGAAGACATTTTTAAGCTGGTCGATTGCATCGGAAGAACAGATATTGAAGGGGCCCTCGGGGTATTTTACGATTTGCTAAAAAAGCGGGAAGAGCCGCTGAAAATACTGTCTCTCATCGCCAGGCAGTTTCGGATCATGTTGCAAGTGAAAGAGCTCTCCTCACGGGGATTTTCGCAAAAACAAGTGGCCTCGATGCTCGGGTTGCACCCTTACCCGGTTAAAATCGCTTCCCAGCAGGGAAAGTTGTTTTCCGAGCAAGCACTGAGGGCGTTGTTGCTGGAAGCGAATCACGCGGATTACGCCATTAAGTCAGGCTACAAAGACAAAACGCTCGCCGTGGAGTGGTACATCATGCGTGTGAACCGTTGGGTGAAGGCTTAACGGCCTCATCTGTAGTTTCAAATTTTCTCCATTACAGGAATACTCCTTTTCTAACTAAGCTAATCATGTTAAGATCGAAAAGAACACATCGCTTCTTAGAAGAAAAAGGAGGGATAAGTTTTAGCTTGTCTTCTTCCTAGAAGACTTTCAATTTCACTTGTAAATTACTAAGTTTGAAAGCGCTCCCCGTACTTTTCGAGAGGGAATCAACGCATATTATTCCTTTCAAAGAATCATTGTTAAACGCGCTTTTACGACTATACACTGGGAGGAGAATACAGTGGACGAAGCAATGTTTGCCCATTACCCTCAGCAGCCTCACGGCGGCAAGCTCGTGAACAGAGTTTTAACCGGGAGGGAAAGGGACGAGGAACTGGCCAGAGCCAAAGAGTTGCCTATGATCGTCGTTGATTTAGAAGCGGTGATCACCATCGAAATGATTACAACCGGTGTCCTATCCCCAAATGAAGGTTTTATGAATGAATCGGACTATAAGTCCGTCCTTCAAAACGGCCGCCTGAGTAACGGCCTCATTTGGCCTGTACCATTAAGTTTTGCTCCAATAGGAAAGCGCAATCAAGAAGTCATTCAATCGCTGGCGGTCGGAGACGAAGTGGCCCTTGCCGATGAGACGAAGGAGCCCGTTGCCATCCTTAAAATTGAAGATATTTTTGCCTATGATAAAGAAGAACGCGCCCGCCATCTCTTTGGGACGAACGATCGCAATCACCCCGGTGTCGATTCAATTTACAGACGCATGGGAGAGTATGCGCTGGGTGGACCGTTAAAACTGTTGCGCCGAGCGCATTGGGGCC includes the following:
- the holA gene encoding DNA polymerase III subunit delta: MYREIAKQIQQGKWRPFYVLCGTETFLMEEMIAHMKTHALRDADDTYNYSALDLEQVPVESLVQEAETLPFIGEKRLVVGRNAWFLTGSTGRAEVKHDVDALLAYAQSPLDSSIVVLTVPHAKLDERKKVVKQLKKWATVVRFTPLERGELRAWIKRKVSQFGARIEADAVERLIQLVGTELRLIYQECIKLATYVGEGGVVTSRHIDDIVPRSLEEDIFKLVDCIGRTDIEGALGVFYDLLKKREEPLKILSLIARQFRIMLQVKELSSRGFSQKQVASMLGLHPYPVKIASQQGKLFSEQALRALLLEANHADYAIKSGYKDKTLAVEWYIMRVNRWVKA